The DNA region TATCTATTTTTTTGGCTTGGGCCGCTTTCCCTTACTGATTTTTCACCTACGATCGGTTTCCCAACCCTCGTGGCTTGGGCGTCTCTTCCGAGGGGTTTGCCAAGCCGGGGGGGACGTCGGTGGGTACCCGAATTGGGGCTGGTGAGGGCCTGAGCCGCACGTCCCCCAGCGGTTGCGCCACAGTGGCTCAGGGCCGGGTGAGACAGCAGGCCCCCACGAACCCGGCTACGATCGCAGACGGAGGTTTTTAGGATGATTTAGCGCACTCGACATCCCGGGGTATCCCGTGTTTAGCCAGGCGGAGGATGCAGAGGCAGCAACACCCAAGCTTCGCTGGGTCGCGCGTCGCGGCTCGCGGGGAATCGGTTGTTGACACCGGTGCAGAGGGGCTCGGTGGGGTTTTTTACGGTGGTGCTGGCGCTGGGGACTGTTTTGGAGCGGTTTGGGAGATTTCCCGCCGGATAATGCCGAAACAAGGCAGCGCGGGAAGCAGGGCTGGCCCTGATAGCGCCTCGGCCCGGTGTTGGTGGAGAGGGGAGCCGCTGTGGGAGAGAGGGAAACGGGGCATTTCTGGTGGTTGAATTTCTCCCGGCTTGTCCTGTtttgcaaggggggggggggttctttcctTGATGTCTCGGAGGGTTTTGTGAGATGGGGAAAACAAGGTCCATACAGAGACCGTCCGTTGGTCCAGCATGGGAAAACCAGTGGCTTCCCCTACAGCATCACGTGCTGGAGCAGCATGGGCTTGGAGGGCTCCCAGCTCCGTAAGAGGGTTCCCATCTCCTTTCTGCTGCCCACAAAACCTCCAGGAGTCGGAGACCCGGAGCACCAAGGGATGACAGGGCTGCTGACCACCTCACAGAGTAAAACTGGGGGTGGCTTTGCTCCTTCCCCGTTGGGAAGAAACACAGCAGGGGAGGATGGAGGCAGAGAGGGGACCAAGAGGAGGGACCGGGAAGGGACTTTTGGGGCGCAGCTGTCCTTGCATCGCTGATCCCCTCTCTCTTCCAGCTCCCGGCACTGCCCGATGCTGAGCAGGCTCCCTCAGGCTCACCAGACACCCCGCTCCCGTCCCTGGGCTCCAGCCCTCGCCATGCCCCTGCGGAGTTGGGGCCCCGTGTCCCCGGGTGCCGGCGTCCCGACCTGGCCCTCACCCGTCtgtccccgcgccgcccggcccgtgCCATGAGCGGGCTCCTGCGGTTCCCCTCCGGCAGGGCACGTAGCTGAGGAATGGCCTCGCTGGACCTGCCCTACCGGTGTCCGCGGTGCGGGGAGCACAAGCGCTTCCGGAGCCTGTCCTCGCTGCGGGCGCACCTGGAGTACAACCACACCTATGAGACCCTCTACGTCCTCTCCAAGACCAACAGCATCTGCGATGCCGCCGTCTTCCCCCTGGCCGCCGACGCGGCCCTGCTGACGCCGGCCGCCCGGCGGGACTACTTCGAGAGCACCTCCTTCCAAGGCAAGGAGCAGCGCTTCTCCTGTGACCTCGTCCCCGCCGAGGAGCTGGAGCCAGCCCCGTCCTCCTCCCCCTCGCCCCGCTATGTCCACGAGATCGAGATCCCACTGACGGAGATCTTCACCCGCGGCAAAGCCGTGGCGCCGGCCCCCACACCCCCGGCCACTATGGACGCAGCCTACGAGGAAGGCCTGGCCCGCCTGAAGATCCGCGCCTTCGAGAAGCTGGAGGTGGACAAGCGGCTGGAGAAGCTGACAGAGGAGGTAGAGCAGAAGATTGCCTCGCAGGTTGGCCGGCTCCAGGTGGAGCTGGACCGGAAGAGCTCAGAGTTGGAAAAAGCCAAGCAGGAGAGCCTGCGGCTCAGCcgggagaagcaggagctggaggACCGGGCGTCCGAGCTGTCCCGCCAGGTGGACGTCAGCGTGGAGATGTTGGCCTCTCTCAAGCAGGACCTTGTGCAGAAGGAGCAGGAGCTGACCCGCAAGCAACAGTGagtcctttctcttctctccttcttgtGGGGTGGGTGGAAATCATCTCCTTAAGGTGCGTGCATGCTTGTGGTGAGCCCAGAGCAGCCCAACACTGTCAGCAAACCCTTAGACCAAGTGCTAGGGTGCAATCCCTTTTGCAATGCCTCTTAGGATCAGCCCTCTTTAGGGTTTTGCTATACTGGGTTTTGCATGTTCTCTCCCATGTGAAACCCCATGGGCAGGTGCCCACGTTAGACCTGAGCTTTCTCCATATCTGTGACTGAGCTGGTACCTGATGGACTTTGTCCCGCAGCCACCAGTGTCCCCAGTGCATGGCCAAACTGGGGGAGCCCATCGCCATCCCACTGCCCTCCCAAGGAATGGCTGTGTTGCTCCAACCTGTCTCTAGCAGCAAAGGGTGTCTCCCAAAATCAGGGCTGCGTCATCCCCTTTGGCTGTACGGCTGAAATGCCTGGCTCTGTTCAACAAGAGCAATCCCATCAACTTGTCCCATGGTCATAAACATGAGGGGGGCCACCTTGGCCATGCCTAATTCAGGGTTATTCTCGCAGAAGGGGGATGATATATCCCAAGCAATATACCCTCCATTCACTATTAGGACTGTGGCATAGCCGCCTTCTCTTTCATCCCATTATCCCCAATCAAAACCATTCTTCCCACCCTAGTACTGCTCCAGAGTTTCGTCCCAGTCAAATGCTGAGTTATTTTGTCCATCAGTGTAGCTTAAGCAAGCGAGACTCTGTTTCTTGGGAGTTTCTTAGCAAAGCTGAAGGTCATCATGGGGTTCATAAAGTCTGAGGAGCAGGTTAAAGGGGGACTGTAACGGTTGTACTGGACCAAGAGCACTGGTGGGATTCCTCAAGGATTGGTCCTGATCCCCAGCATCTTCAGTACATTTATGAAGGACTTTGGCTCAAAACTAATGACTTTGGCTCAGAAATAAGGCATGTGTTCATGGCATTTGCTGACAACTCAGAGCCAGTGAAGGCTATGGTCCTTGGGCGAAGAGCAGGATGATGCTTGAGGCTGGCATAAGGGGAATAAGATTTGGTTCGGAAAGTGCAGAAGAAGAGCAAGAGGGGACCGTGACGTAtagggagacaaaggggagatTTCAGTGTTGCTGTCAGCTATCTTGTGGGTATCATGGGGACATCGGAGTAGAGGGCATCTTGGGAGTGCGCGGTGGCAGGACAAGGGAAAACAGGGTAGCTAAACTCTGGACTggggcccagagaggtggtggcacCTCTGTCCGTGAAGATACTCATCTAAACTGGGCTTGCTTTGAGTGCAGGTTTGGACCAGGGACCTGCTGAGGGGAATGAGGGATTGATGGGCCTGGGAAATGGGGAGAGCTTGGCTGATGGAGCCAGACCAACGTGAGGATGCAACCGAAGCCTGCAGAGATGTCGGGGACAGGGACAGACAATGTCAACTAAAGGGCAGTGCTGGCACCGGGAGGAACAGTGGCAAATTGGCCGTGAATAAAACTCAGCCTGGAAATTAAAAGGTCCTGAGCACCAGAGCAACCGGGGTGTGAAACAGCcctggcagggctggcagagagtGACGGATGGGTCAAATGCAACTTGTTCAGTCCATGGGAGGTCCTGGACCAGTCCCTTGCTGCCTAAGGTGACCTGGATTTACATCCCAAAACTGCCTCCTGGATCCACCTTTCCTTAGAGACACCCTCCAGCACCTGAACCGTTCGTGTAGGTCCCCAAACTCCTCCAGCTGAGGCCAGAGACAGTCCGGGAGGGAGCAGCAGGCTGGGGGCACAGCAGAAGCCCCTCTGCAAGGACAGGGCTGCGAGGCGGCAGGGGGACACGCTGCATTCATTGGGCAAGAAGTGGctacaaaaaaaatgcagaaaaaaaggaaacgaAGCACTAAAATCAGTCACGGCCTTTTCAAAAGTTTCACAGAAAACCTGAAAAGTAACAGAAATTTTTCTGATCTGAAACAATTTGGATGGGGGTTGCTAGAAATTAAATAGCTTGGCATCTTCCAGAGCAAGACGTGGAAAAACGCTGATGAAACGAACTGATTTCTCCTGGCTGTGGGGAAATCACTGGAAATCGTTTTCACTGGAAAAGCCGTATTCGCCCTTCCCCCAAGAACAAAACAAGATTATCAGGGACATTTTCCAGCCCTGCTTTCTCAGAAAggctgggaagctgctggggatGAGCCTCAGACTCGCCGCGTCCCTTCCCTGCCCAAGGTCTCCTCTGACGGTGATGCTTTACGAGATCATCTTCCCAAGCCCACCTCTGCCCACCGTGGTCATGGCCACACATCTCAAACCCTTCCTGCCGGTCTGGTCCCGGAGAGCCCCGAGCCCGGCAGACCTCCGCAGCCAACACGAAGGTGATGGCCCCCTTCCTCTTCACCCTCCGCGACAGCAGTTTGATTTGCGGATCTCGCCAAGACGACGGCTGCTTCTTCTTCCCCATCATTCATGGGGAGGCTAAATGAGAGCAGACGCTGCCGCCTGCCTTACCCCGCGCTCGCAATTTGCTGCGCTGCCATTTATTATCCTTCCTTGTTTACGGTCTTCCAGCCAATTCTCCATCCACGCGACAGTGTTCAGATCCCCGCCGGCTTGAATTAATTTTTTGAGGAAGGTTTCATGAGCCACGATATGAAAACGGTTTAGCCAAATCTAAATGCATTACATCCGCTGTGCTCCCAATGCCTGCCAGGGGTGTAATGACACCCGAGAGCACGGAGTCATCCGGTGACATTTATTTCCATAGCCATCGGTCCGACATCCAGCCTTGGAGCTACATCCTGGGTGTCGGGAGCCTTTTCGCCTTGTAGGCTCAGCTGGTTTTGCCATGGGTATTTTTTCCATCCTGTCCATAGGAATGAGAGGAGCCGTAGGAGGCGATAAGCATCAGGATCACTTTACATCTGCTGCCTGGGTGTCAGCACCCCATTTGCCTTCCAAATCtcccaggctcttctctgtgagCCTTCCCAAATGATTGCCACCGGTGAGCTCCCCAGCTTTTCCTGGAAATGCCGGGGTTGGGGGCCGGCAGCGATACAGCATCCCATCGCCCTGGCATTTCCTTCGAGCGCGCTGCGGGAAAGGTCACGGCCAGATTTGCATGCTTGGCTCCAGCATCGCTCATGGGTTAGTAGCTCCAAGTGCCTCCGAGGGGCTTCGCTGTTGCTGGAGCGGGAGTGGAGAACCTTGGGGCCCCTCACCTCCCCATCCGCTCCCTTCTAGCTTTGCATTTCTCTGCCAAGGGAATCGGcttgtttttcctcctctctggctACGCCGCATATCCATGGGTCAGAGACACGGGTTTTGCTGGAGATCCTTGTTGCGTCCCCATGAAAACCTCATCCCCAGCTCTTCAGAGGTGCTCCTTAGCTCGGCAGAGCGTCTGCACAAAGGAGGCCTTGGGTTCAGTAGCATCAAACATTGCTAAAGTGCATAATTAATAATCAGTAAGATTAATCACGTTGGAAAGAGCTGCTCCCTCACCGCTATGCTTTGGTGGTTCCTCCAGGCTACGGCTCGGTGCACACGCATGGCCGGCTGAGCACGTCTGGGTGCGCGCGAGACTGGCTGAAGACGTGTTTGTGTGGCTGTGGGTGCTTGTGCTGCTGAGCGAAGGCGTGAGatcggctgtgtgtgtgtgtgtgtgtgcatgtgtgtgtgtagcaCACGTGACTGGCTGCACACGTGCGTTGGAGTATGCGTGTCCGTATTTGTGTTTTCACGGCGTTTACGCGTGCGAGAGTGGCTCCGCGCACGCCCGTGCGTGGTTGTAGGAAGCGCGCCTTTTGCGGGTGGGCGTCACAGGCTCCGTGCGCGCTCCTTGGTGGGAAGCGTGCGCTGGGTGGGTGTACGTACGCATGCATTTATGGAAACTGTGCGTATAAGGTTCGTGGGTGTGCAACGGCTCTGTGTGCGTGCGCGTGCGCTTAGGGCAAGCGCTTGCAGGTGTGGGATGGCTGGGTGTGTCGGGTTGTACACATGTGCATTTAAGGGAAGCGTGTGTTTGCACACGATAGCCCAGCCACTGATTTCCCCAAGACCCCCCTGCCCCGTGCCTCTCCAGTCCCCGTCCCCTCCACCACCCGATATTTTGGGAGCTTTTTCCCCGCTTTCAGGATCGAACCAGTGGTCAGAAGCACATCCCGCCTGCAAGGGACAACTTCAGGGAGATATTTCTGGCTTTGTTTCCTACCCTGTCTTGTAGGGCCTTGGTCCCCTCTCAGCTCCCCCATGAACAACACCTGGAAAACAGTTTCACACCCCCGAAACCACCACTGGCCCCTAAAGCCGTGGggctgccctggcagcaggggCAAGGGACCAGCCCGTGATGCCCCAAGCACCCGCAGCAGCGCAGAGCCTGGTGGCCCCAATGCCCCACCTCAGTTCGGGACAGAAAAAGCCCTTGTGCAGGGGCCGGGGCATGGCCAGATCCTGCACTACACCTCAGACAGGGCTAGCCCCGCTCACCACCCCACAGGGACATGCCCGGAGGCTCCCCAGCTCCCTTTAATTAGCACCTTAATGAGGGAGATGGGGCCTCCTTCCTGCACAGCTggctgctttgtgctgagggCACAAGGGACCAGGAGCTCTCGTCACAGGGCTCTGCAGGCGCCAGGCATTTCCCTAGTGAGAGATGGGGCTGAGCGGGATTTAGGCATTTAAGGCTGCCCTTAATGCTGTTCTGCCCAAATCTGGCCTTCCTGAATGAGGCAGGCTGTGGGTGCCGCTGCCTGTTACCAGTCTCCGTGCCACCTTTCCCCCTCTCCATCAACCCACCTCTCCATCTTCCTTGTATGCTTTCATCCTTCCTCTCCATCTTCCCTCCCTCCATCATCCTCCTTGGCACCTTTCTTCTGTGCCATCAGCCCTCCTCTCCAtcgtccttcttctccatcatCCTTCTCCATCATCCTTCTCCATCATCCTTCTCCATCATCCTTCTCCATCATCCTTCCTTGCTGTCGTCCCTCCTCACCATTAAGCTTGTGGGCCAGCCACCAGCCCTAGCAGCAAGGGCTCGGGCCAGGACACACGTCGCAAGGGGGCCGTATAACAAAGGTCTTGAGGGTCCATATAGTGAAGGTCTCGTCTCTTCCAAAACAACGTGGCTACACCCCTACTGTAAGCCAGGAGCAATCCATGGACCCTGCTCTGCCCCAAACTGTGTCCAGGAACCATCCAGGTTGTCATGGACCAAAATCATGCTGGCGCTGGACCACTCTGGATGCTTGCTGAGCACCCCAAGCCCACAGCCTGGCTCCCTGGGGGAGACGTAGGGTGAGGAGAGGTGCTGAAATTAGGAGGCTGGGGAAGGATTTGGGTCTCCTGCAGCCTAGAGCGGAGGGAAGATGGACCAAATGCCCCAGGGATGGCCGCAGAGTGAGCTTCGAGGGGTTGGGAGGGAGACGAGGACAAGCGGGACCCCGCACCCGTGGGTGCCAGGAGGACCTGGGTGTCGTGGGGAGGGCGGGAGAGCCCCAACCCCATCACTGCCGCTCGTCCCTCTGCACAGGGAGGTGATGCAGATCGACCAGTTCCTGAAGGAGACGGCCGCCCGCGAGGCCAACGCCAAGGTGCGCCTCCAGCACTTCATCGAGGAGCTGCTGGACCGCGCCGACCGCGCCGAGAAACAGCTCCAGATCATCAGCAGCAGCTGCGGCACCACCCCCAACGGCAGCCTGGGACGGTGCAGCGCGCCCGGCGCCAAGGGCCTCAGCCGACTGGTACCTCTGCCTGCCTCtccggggccccggggtgcgggtCCCTCCGCGGGGATGCGGGAACGGCCCGAGGGCCAGCCGTGCCCGATGCATGGGGCAGCCCAGCTCCTTCCAGGAGCGGTGCACGCGACGGCATCGCTGGTTTCCCGTGGATTCGCTCTCCAACGCGCCTGGGTGGGTTCTCTGATGGCTGCAAAGGGTTGAGCTCAGGCGTGCATGGGGCCCCCTCACATCCGTAGGAAACCAACCCAGGAAAAACCCAGTGGGGGGAGGATTTCCCAAAAGGGGAGCCACATTTTCAGTCTTGGTGGTTGCTCCATCCCAAGGCTGCATTCCAGAGGTGAGCAAGGGCAAGGCACTGTACAAATATGGGGCTCCGATGCCAGGGGTGCTGTTGTGCATCCCGGGAATGGCGTTCCCCTGCAATGCCAGTGACACCATCAGCCGTGTCCGGGGATTCGCCCCTCTTTGGCTCACCGCCCGCTCGTCCCGCGGCAAACGGGTTTCACCGCGttgtctcctcttctccctccagaGAGACAGGCACCCCGGGCCGGTGGTGGCCGTGCACGGCCCGTACGCCATTTCCAACCAGCGTTCCTCTTCCAGCACGGGGTGAGCGCTCCCTCTCCTTGTCCGCAGTTTAATTGGAGCATTTTAATGACGGGGATGCGGGAGGAGGAGGTCTGGGGGCGCAGCCTCGGCTGGGAGGACGGGGTGGACTCCTGcttcccagcctctccttgccgCTGCGCTTCCCGGGGGCAGTCACGCCCCAGCATCCTTGCATGCACCAACCCTGCAAGGTCTCAGCCTTCCAAGGCGAGCGCTGAGGCCAGCTCTCCCCGTCCCCCAGGGCCTCGAGCCGGGCGAAAGCCGTGTCGCAGAGCTCGGGCTGCTACGACAGCGACAGCGCGGAGCCGTGCCCCACCAACGCCGATGCCGACGGGCACCActacggcggcggcggcggcggggtgccgcGGGGCGCCGAGCGTGACGGCGCCCGGGGCTCGGGGCTGCGCCGGCAGGCCATCCAAAACTGGCACCGCCGGCCCTACCGCAACAGCACCGAGGGCGAGGAGGGCGACATCTCCGACGTGGGCTCCCGCACCACCGAGTCGGAGGCCGAGGGCTGGGAGCCGGAGGCGCCCGGCGCTTCCCGACCCGTGAGCAGCTGCCGGCTGACGGGTGAGAGCCCGGCacgcgggcgccggcggcggcagctcccgcgGCTTCGCGGCGGGCACCCGGCGGTGGGGACGCCTGCCCCCTTCTCCTTGAAGCTTCCCATTCCGGTTGGGGTCGGAGGGTGGGTTTGTGCCCGCACTGAGGTTTCCTGCCCACCCTGGCGGGGACGGCAGCAAGCCGGGAGACGGGAAGGGGCTGTTCCTTGGGGTTTCCCCTTATTCCCTTCCCCACCTCGGCAAGGAGCTCCCCATCGCGGGCAGCCCGGGGGCGGTTCGAAGCCCCCAACGTCCCTTGGGAAGGACCGAAACGGGACGGGGGGGGCGGGTTGGGGACTGAGGCCGCGTGTCACACAGCCAGGTCCGAGGGGGCGGTGGGCAAGGCGGGCCGGCTGGAGAAGGGCAGCCCGGGCCACTCCAGCGAGGTGATCAGCCCCGAGATCCTCAAGATGCGGGCAGCGCTTTTCTGCATCTTCACCTACCTGGACACCAAGACGCTGCTGCGGGTGGCCGAGGTGTGCAAGGACTGGAAGTTTGTGGCCCGGCACCCGGCCGTGTGGACGCGAGTGCTGCTGGAGAACGCCAGGGTGTCTTCAAAGGTGACGGCGCGGGGATGGGGAGGGTCCCCACATCCCAATCCGCGGAGGGCTGGGGCATGCAAGGGTTTCATCCTTCCAGGAAGACGAAGCAGGCTGTGCGCGGGCTCGCACGTGTTGCATGCGCACGCGCGCGCTCACATGCGTGTGCACGTGGGTCGCGGCCACGCGGATGGCGATGCACGCAGGCGTGCGCTCGTGCGGAGGTTCTGCATGTTCACGCGTGCATGCTTGCGTGCGCCGGCTCACGTGTGCGTGCGTTTCCACACGGTGGGGTGTTCACGCAGGGCTGGGCGCGCACGCGTGTTACTGCTCATGCGCGTGTGGCTCTGTGCGTGCCACGTGCACGTGCAACCCCGTGTAGAAAGAACGGCTGAGGGCAGGGGTGTACAAACCTGTCCGAGATAGCCAAGGACGGGAGGCACGGGGCAATGCCGAAGGTGTCCCCCCTGCCAACGGacgccctccttcctcccagttCCTGGCCATGCTGTCGCAGTGGTGCACCCAGACACACTCCCTCACCCTCCAAAACCTCAAGCCGCGCCAGCGTGGGAAGAAGGAGAGCAAGGAGGATTACATGAAGAGCACACGGTGAGTCTCGGGCACCAGCCAggtgcttccttccttccttccttcctcagcTGGTACCGCTCACTTTTAGCGTCTTGGGTTCGATGCCACAGCGCCACGGGTGCCCAGCATCCCATTTACCACTCCGCCGATAATAtcccagctcctgctctgctacGGCAGCTCTAGCACCGGGGTTTTGGGGACCAGCGTCCCGGAGCCCCGTTCCCAGGCACATGGGACACATCACCTTGTCTGCACGTGGAGGCCCAAAGTGAAGCCCCTCCTTAGCccacgcatgcacacacgcagGCTGGCTCCAGCTCAGGGAGTTTGCAGTGGCACGCAGTGATTTGAGGGAACTTCAGCTGTAGGGGACTTGCCACCACGCCGAAGAGGGGCTCAGCTGGTCCTGGGCCAACAGGGCAGCAGAAAGGCCCCTCGCAGTCATGCATTTAGCTGGGCACAGGCCAAAAATAATCCAGGGTGCCTGGGACCTCTCCAAgaagctgtggggttttttttgccctaTCCCCTGAGAATTAGCCCAAATCTGCCTCTGCCTGACCCTGCCTCTGTCCTCGGCAGGGGCTGCCTCGAAGCCGGGCTGGAGTCACTGCTGAAGGCCACGGGCAGCAACCTGCTGATCCTCCGCATCTCCCACTGCCCCAACGTCCTGACAGATCGCTCGCTCTGGCTGGCCAGCTGCTACTGCCGGGCTCTGCAGGCCGTCACGTACCGGTAAGGACGGGCGCCGCGGTCCTGCCGCgccggcgggcagcagcgccgggagccaggcacagcgAGAGCTTCCTGGGGACACCGTGACCCCAGTGCCATGTTGCGCCAAGACGGTAGGAAAAGCCCCAGGGCACCGGTTTCGTACTGGGCATCTGGCGATGCTGGTGTCCGTGCGCTGGACCCGGGCATCCGCAGTGGGGGGATCAGCCCAGTTTCTGCTGAAGCTCGTAAGGGACTCGCTCACTAATTTTTGGGCTAATTTAAAGCCAAATGAAGCGAGCACAGCCTGGCATTGAGCAGGATCATCCTGGCGACACATGATTCGGGAAGCAGGCAGCTGACCGACAGTCTCCATGGCAGGGCTGCGGCACCGAACGCTGTAGCTACGGGTGGCAAGGCAGCCCAAGAGCTTGTCTACAGGTTGAGATGGCCGAGCCCTTCCTGGGCAGCGAATGGAGCAAAACCCAACACGAGACCtcgtgggaggggaggggg from Apteryx mantelli isolate bAptMan1 chromosome 5, bAptMan1.hap1, whole genome shotgun sequence includes:
- the FBXO41 gene encoding F-box only protein 41, encoding MASLDLPYRCPRCGEHKRFRSLSSLRAHLEYNHTYETLYVLSKTNSICDAAVFPLAADAALLTPAARRDYFESTSFQGKEQRFSCDLVPAEELEPAPSSSPSPRYVHEIEIPLTEIFTRGKAVAPAPTPPATMDAAYEEGLARLKIRAFEKLEVDKRLEKLTEEVEQKIASQVGRLQVELDRKSSELEKAKQESLRLSREKQELEDRASELSRQVDVSVEMLASLKQDLVQKEQELTRKQQEVMQIDQFLKETAAREANAKVRLQHFIEELLDRADRAEKQLQIISSSCGTTPNGSLGRCSAPGAKGLSRLRDRHPGPVVAVHGPYAISNQRSSSSTGASSRAKAVSQSSGCYDSDSAEPCPTNADADGHHYGGGGGGVPRGAERDGARGSGLRRQAIQNWHRRPYRNSTEGEEGDISDVGSRTTESEAEGWEPEAPGASRPVSSCRLTGETRSEGAVGKAGRLEKGSPGHSSEVISPEILKMRAALFCIFTYLDTKTLLRVAEVCKDWKFVARHPAVWTRVLLENARVSSKFLAMLSQWCTQTHSLTLQNLKPRQRGKKESKEDYMKSTRGCLEAGLESLLKATGSNLLILRISHCPNVLTDRSLWLASCYCRALQAVTYRSSTDPVGHEVIWALGAGCRDIISLQVAPLHPCQQPTRFSNRCLQMIGRCWPHLRALGVGGAGCGVQGLASLARNCMRLQVLELDHVAEINQEVAAEVCREGLKGLEMLVLTSTPVTPKALLHFNSVCRSLKSIVVQVGIVDYFKEPHSPEAKKMFEEMVNKLQALRKRPGFSKILHIKVEGCC